One part of the Moorena sp. SIOASIH genome encodes these proteins:
- a CDS encoding CRTAC1 family protein encodes MRILLQFLQDQAKRLVAITLICSLFWFTRLPSLSATERNSMASRFHFTRLPLPELASSTSKSIRSVHPSLEQHSAWISSVGAAIALNDLDNDGLPNDACHVDPRTDQVIVSPVPGTGDRYAPFALTPTAVPYDSQTMAPMGCLFHDFNEDGQTDVLVYYWGRTPVAFLKKARLEGTRACFQSFPQDDDPPQPPLIRGEPYSKSPERGIARSGDNGGSPSLKTCPSPLNALSYVQQEIDTSGERWYTNAATFADLDGDSHYDIIIGNYFQDGARILDTHGSGTESMQHSMTRAYNGGRNHILRWTEATVGALPRVKFQDITGVMDQNVAHAWTLAVGTADLDGDLQPEIYFANDFGPDRLLHNRSRPGHLEFALLEGQKGLTTPNSKVLGKDSFKGMGVDFGDVNGDGLLDIYVSNIADEYALEESHFLFTSTGKLEDINQGIAPYVDRSEPLGVSRSSWGWETKFGDFDNDGELEALQATGFAKGTIDRWPELHELAMGNDELLSHANIWPRFQSGDDLSGQAHNPFFVRAKDGRYYDLAKNLGLATPQVTRGIATADVDGDGDLDFAIANQWDPSYFYRNDSNGTAGAALNLKLLLPVPSNPLSVGRPAIGAAAIVQLPNGRSLVGQVDGGNGHSGARSSELHFGLGQVQATGSLPVELHWRGSNGQAQQATMNLSPGSHTLILDEDNLLTYVNPTNLALLNLGMNARSSGFIQAP; translated from the coding sequence ATGAGAATTCTATTACAGTTTCTGCAAGATCAGGCGAAACGACTGGTCGCAATTACCTTGATCTGCAGTTTATTCTGGTTTACCCGCTTGCCCAGTTTGTCGGCAACTGAAAGAAACTCGATGGCATCTCGTTTTCACTTTACCCGTCTGCCATTGCCAGAGCTGGCCTCATCAACCTCTAAATCAATCCGCTCAGTTCACCCTAGCTTAGAACAGCATTCGGCATGGATTTCCTCAGTAGGGGCTGCGATCGCACTCAATGATTTAGATAATGATGGTCTACCCAATGATGCCTGCCACGTGGATCCCAGAACTGATCAAGTGATTGTATCACCAGTACCAGGCACAGGCGATCGCTATGCCCCTTTTGCCCTGACACCAACCGCAGTTCCCTATGACTCACAAACAATGGCACCGATGGGCTGTCTATTCCATGACTTCAATGAAGATGGACAGACCGATGTACTGGTTTACTACTGGGGTAGGACTCCAGTTGCATTTCTAAAAAAGGCAAGGCTGGAAGGGACTAGGGCGTGTTTTCAAAGTTTTCCGCAAGATGATGATCCCCCCCAGCCCCCCTTAATAAGGGGGGAGCCATACTCAAAGTCCCCCGAGCGAGGGATTGCTCGCTCGGGGGATAATGGGGGATCTCCGAGTTTGAAGACATGCCCTAGCCCCTTGAATGCACTGAGTTATGTTCAACAAGAAATTGATACTAGTGGAGAGCGTTGGTATACCAATGCAGCCACCTTTGCTGACCTTGATGGAGACAGTCACTATGATATCATCATCGGTAACTATTTTCAAGATGGTGCTCGCATTCTAGATACCCATGGCTCAGGGACAGAATCCATGCAGCATTCTATGACCCGAGCATACAACGGGGGTCGAAATCATATCCTCCGGTGGACAGAAGCAACCGTAGGGGCTCTACCAAGGGTTAAGTTTCAAGACATTACCGGGGTGATGGATCAGAACGTGGCTCACGCCTGGACTCTGGCGGTGGGAACTGCAGATTTAGATGGAGATCTGCAACCAGAAATCTATTTTGCTAACGATTTTGGACCTGATCGGCTACTCCATAATCGTTCCCGACCTGGCCACTTAGAATTTGCCCTGCTAGAAGGACAAAAAGGGTTGACGACTCCTAATTCTAAGGTATTAGGCAAAGATTCTTTTAAGGGAATGGGGGTAGATTTCGGTGATGTCAATGGAGATGGATTACTAGATATCTACGTCAGCAACATTGCCGATGAGTATGCACTAGAAGAAAGTCACTTTCTATTTACCAGTACTGGCAAATTAGAGGATATCAACCAAGGGATTGCTCCATATGTTGATCGCAGTGAGCCCCTGGGAGTATCTCGCAGTAGCTGGGGTTGGGAAACAAAATTTGGTGATTTCGATAACGACGGTGAATTGGAGGCACTTCAAGCAACGGGCTTTGCCAAAGGAACGATTGATCGATGGCCTGAGTTACATGAACTCGCCATGGGTAACGATGAACTGTTGAGCCATGCCAATATCTGGCCTCGCTTCCAGTCTGGGGATGATCTAAGTGGTCAGGCCCACAACCCATTTTTTGTTCGGGCAAAGGATGGTCGGTATTACGACTTGGCCAAAAACTTAGGGCTGGCTACACCCCAAGTAACACGGGGAATTGCCACAGCAGATGTGGATGGGGATGGGGATTTAGATTTTGCGATCGCAAATCAGTGGGACCCCTCCTATTTCTATCGCAATGACAGCAATGGTACCGCTGGTGCTGCACTCAACTTAAAGCTTTTACTACCTGTTCCTTCTAATCCTTTGTCGGTAGGAAGACCCGCTATCGGTGCAGCTGCCATTGTCCAACTTCCCAATGGGCGGTCTTTAGTAGGGCAAGTTGATGGCGGCAATGGACATTCGGGGGCTCGCAGTTCTGAGCTGCACTTTGGGTTAGGCCAAGTTCAGGCCACCGGCTCTCTGCCTGTAGAACTTCATTGGCGTGGGAGTAATGGCCAGGCTCAGCAAGCAACCATGAATTTATCTCCCGGATCTCACACGTTGATTTTGGATGAGGATAACTTGCTGACCTATGTTAACCCCACAAACCTGGCGTTGCTGAATTTAGGAATGAATGCGCGATCATCTGGTTTTATTCAAGCCCCCTAA
- a CDS encoding DUF1702 family protein, with the protein MRHYFFTQSHPSERDAILAFQAEVTHPQTSVPVISKWGNLRQKLFGIDPKETTFVQRGFRPGNVQAQQQLEHIGYTFLQGYHAALADHKPDTLALRLNTIEAEWRGFAFEGAAMGLALLDALTPWQQNRLAKFMAGPGAAHIYMVHVGAGWILARLPWRRPVYLTQLNCRANAQSKIQNAKAIDPLLGWLAIDGYGFHEGYFNWPRSVEQKTIPKKLSGYARRVFDQGLGRSLWFVCGADCSHIPRKISTFDAKRHADLWSGVGLACAYAGGVDPAAIEALKSAAGKYQPHLAQGAAFAAKARQKAGNPTAHTEIACQILCGMGAGAAAEVTDQALENLPPVSSPQIGLEGKQEGAEPAYEIWKQRIQSHFSREMKP; encoded by the coding sequence GTGCGCCATTATTTTTTTACCCAATCACACCCTAGTGAACGTGATGCCATCCTAGCTTTTCAAGCAGAGGTTACTCATCCACAAACCTCTGTTCCAGTAATTTCTAAGTGGGGAAACTTGCGTCAGAAATTGTTTGGCATCGACCCTAAGGAGACCACTTTTGTCCAAAGAGGATTTCGGCCTGGAAATGTTCAAGCACAACAGCAATTAGAACACATCGGTTACACATTTTTACAGGGCTATCATGCTGCTCTTGCAGATCATAAACCAGATACCCTTGCACTCCGCTTAAATACCATTGAGGCTGAGTGGCGTGGGTTTGCCTTTGAAGGCGCAGCCATGGGGTTAGCGTTGTTGGACGCCTTAACCCCCTGGCAACAAAATCGGCTGGCAAAATTTATGGCCGGTCCCGGTGCCGCCCATATCTACATGGTCCATGTGGGAGCAGGCTGGATACTGGCTCGACTACCTTGGCGACGTCCTGTGTATCTTACTCAGCTTAACTGCAGGGCAAATGCACAATCCAAAATCCAAAATGCCAAAGCAATTGATCCGTTGCTGGGTTGGTTGGCCATTGACGGTTATGGCTTCCATGAAGGCTATTTTAACTGGCCTCGCAGTGTGGAACAAAAGACCATTCCCAAAAAACTTTCTGGCTACGCCCGTCGAGTGTTTGACCAAGGTCTGGGTAGAAGTCTTTGGTTTGTCTGTGGGGCAGATTGTAGTCATATTCCCCGGAAAATCAGTACTTTCGATGCTAAGAGACACGCAGATCTTTGGAGTGGGGTTGGTTTGGCTTGTGCCTACGCTGGGGGTGTGGATCCGGCTGCTATCGAAGCTTTAAAATCAGCTGCCGGGAAGTACCAACCTCACCTTGCTCAGGGGGCAGCGTTTGCCGCTAAGGCTCGTCAAAAAGCAGGCAACCCCACTGCTCATACAGAGATAGCGTGTCAGATCTTGTGTGGCATGGGTGCTGGTGCTGCAGCGGAAGTTACAGATCAAGCCCTGGAAAATTTGCCCCCTGTTTCATCTCCCCAAATTGGCCTTGAAGGTAAACAAGAAGGAGCAGAACCAGCTTACGAAATCTGGAAACAGCGTATTCAATCGCACTTTTCACGGGAGATGAAACCATGA